The following are from one region of the Armatimonadota bacterium genome:
- a CDS encoding redox-sensing transcriptional repressor Rex — MNKVTDAIPVPALRRLPSYLRLLRTLQGLGREVVSCTHIAEELGLQPTQVRKDLQATGITGRPKVGYPVQALIDVIEDTLGWRNATEAFLVGAGNLGSALLGYRGFEESGLNIVAAFDIDPAKVGTEIHGKAVLHLDKFADLVRRMHVHIGIITTPGDQAQEVADLMVRSGIKAIWNFAPADITVPDPIILENVSLSASLAVLSNRLENMLRSAEHTGGLDDERD, encoded by the coding sequence ATGAACAAAGTCACAGATGCGATACCGGTACCCGCGTTGAGAAGGCTGCCGTCATATCTGCGGCTGCTGAGGACGCTTCAGGGGCTGGGACGCGAGGTCGTTTCGTGTACTCACATCGCCGAGGAGCTCGGGCTGCAGCCCACCCAGGTGCGCAAGGACCTGCAGGCGACGGGGATCACCGGCAGGCCCAAGGTGGGCTATCCGGTGCAGGCGCTTATTGATGTGATCGAAGACACTCTCGGCTGGCGCAATGCCACCGAAGCCTTCCTGGTGGGCGCCGGGAACCTGGGGAGCGCGCTGCTGGGGTACAGAGGCTTCGAGGAGAGCGGTCTGAACATCGTCGCGGCATTCGACATTGATCCCGCCAAGGTCGGCACGGAGATACATGGCAAGGCCGTGTTGCATCTGGACAAGTTCGCAGACCTCGTCCGACGGATGCACGTGCACATCGGGATCATCACAACGCCGGGCGATCAGGCTCAGGAAGTGGCCGATCTCATGGTGCGCAGCGGGATCAAAGCCATCTGGAATTTCGCACCCGCGGACATTACCGTGCCGGACCCGATCATCCTGGAGAACGTGTCGTTATCAGCGAGCCTGGCTGTGCTGAGCAACCGACTCGAGAACATGCTCCGCTCCGCCGAGCACACAGGAGGACTTGACGATGAGCGCGATTGA